A window of Leeia aquatica genomic DNA:
CCGGTCTCTTCAATGAAACCCATGCCACCATGGATCTGCACGCCGAGATAGGTGATTTCCTGTGCCTGCTCGGTACTCCATGCCTTCACAATCGGGATCAGGAAGTCCACCAGCGCCTGTTGTTGCTTCTGCGCCGCCGCATCCGGGTGCACGGCAGCCATGTCCAGTGCCACCGCCGCCACATAGGACAAGGCGCGCATGGCTTCGATCTGCGAACGCATCGACATCAGCATGCGGCGAATATCCGGGTGACGGATGATCGCTACCGGCGCCGGGTTGCTGCCGCCCAGCTCGCGGCTCTGCACGCGGTCTCGCGCGTACCAGACCGCCTGCTGATAGGCGCGCTCGGCAATTGCCACCCCCTCCACGCCCACGCCAAGCCGGGCATGGTTCATCATGGTAAACATATATTCGAGGCCACGGTTCGGCTCGCCGACCAGATAGCCAATCGCTCCGCCCTGCTCGCCGAACTGCATCACGCAGGTCGGGCTGGCGTGGATGCCCAGCTTGTGCTCAATCGACACACAGCGCACATCGTTACGCGCCCCCAGCGCACCATCTGCACCTACCAGATACTTGGGCACCACGAACAGGGAAATACCCTTCACCCCGGCCGGCGCATCCGGCAAGCGCGCCAGCACCAGGTGAATGATGTTTTCAGCGCAGTCGTGCTCACCCCAAGTGATGAAAATCTTCTGCCCGCTGATGCGGTAGTGCTCACCTTCCGGCACCGCCTTGCTGCGCACCTGACTCAGGTCGGAACCCGCCTGCGGCTCGGTGAGGTTCATGGTGCCGGTCCAGACCCCCTCCACCATCTTGTGCAGGTAGGTCGCTTTCAGCGCATCCGACGCATGATGGTGCAGGGACTCGATGGCCCCTTGCGTCAGCAACGGCAGCAGGCTGTAGGACAGATTGGCCGCGCACCACATCTCGTTCACGGCCACCGAAATGGCGGCAGGCAGGCCCTGCCCACCAAATGCCGTATCCCCTCCCAGGCTGTTCCAGCCCGCCTCGACGAATTGCCGGTAGGCTTCGGCAAAACCGTCTGCTGCTTTCACTTGATAGTCCGACCACTGCGCGCCTTGTACATCGCCCGGCTGGTTCAAGTGGGCGAGCACGCCGTTGGCAAATTTGCCCGCTTCTTCAAACACGGCGTCTGCCAGCTCTGCCGTAGCCTCTTCATAACCGGGCAGGCGGGCGACCTGATCAAAGTCGGTCAGGGATTTCAGGGCAAACAGCATGTCGCGCACAGGCGTGGCAAAGGCAGTCATGGCGTGGCTCCGCAGTAAGTAATGGTCAAGCGCTTGCTTTATTTGAATGCGCTGACCCGCTTGAATCATGGAGGATCAATCGGCAAATTGCGAACTTGCCAATGTGCAAACAACACGCCCCTGCCCGGCAGTCATGCTGCAGACAGGGGCGATGTCACGCGGGCCACCCAGCTGTGGGTGGCCAGTCAAACCTTACTTGGCCAGCTCGGCTTGCAGTTCCGGCAGTACCGTGAACAGGTCGCCCACCAGGCCGTAATCCGCCACCTGGAAGATCGGGGCTTCTTCGTCCTTGTTGATGGCGACGATCACCTTGCTGTCCTTCATCCCGGCCAGATGCTGAATCGCACCCGAGATGCCCACCGCCACGTACAGCTGCGGCGCCACCACCTTGCCGGTCTGACCCACCTGATAGTCGTTCGGCGCATAGCCCGCGTCCACAGCAGCACGCGATGCGCCCACCGCCGCGCCCAGCTTGTCCGCCAGCGGCACCAGCACCTTCTGGAAGTTCTCTTCCGAGCCCA
This region includes:
- a CDS encoding acyl-CoA dehydrogenase, which encodes MTAFATPVRDMLFALKSLTDFDQVARLPGYEEATAELADAVFEEAGKFANGVLAHLNQPGDVQGAQWSDYQVKAADGFAEAYRQFVEAGWNSLGGDTAFGGQGLPAAISVAVNEMWCAANLSYSLLPLLTQGAIESLHHHASDALKATYLHKMVEGVWTGTMNLTEPQAGSDLSQVRSKAVPEGEHYRISGQKIFITWGEHDCAENIIHLVLARLPDAPAGVKGISLFVVPKYLVGADGALGARNDVRCVSIEHKLGIHASPTCVMQFGEQGGAIGYLVGEPNRGLEYMFTMMNHARLGVGVEGVAIAERAYQQAVWYARDRVQSRELGGSNPAPVAIIRHPDIRRMLMSMRSQIEAMRALSYVAAVALDMAAVHPDAAAQKQQQALVDFLIPIVKAWSTEQAQEITYLGVQIHGGMGFIEETGAAQFMRDARITTIYEGTTGIQALDLIGRKLARDGGATARAVLAMAAADAEKARACGETGARVADALQAALKLAQQSSDWMVVQFSGQPRAAAAGAVPYLKLMGTVLGGMMMARQVVAATQQRDSDPAWFDAKLATARFYAEHSLPLVSGLHVQVTGGAESVLLMDDAQF